In Anolis carolinensis isolate JA03-04 unplaced genomic scaffold, rAnoCar3.1.pri scaffold_14, whole genome shotgun sequence, the following proteins share a genomic window:
- the LOC100558245 gene encoding solute carrier family 22 member 6-A isoform X1, with protein MTFADILDNLGGMGRFQRLMVAFLALPLTMLASHNLLQNFTAGIPVHHCQVRIMANYTRHANNVTKEMGAEGLLRISIPMGKDQKAEKCRRFVTTQWRLLDPNATLPNDTMVDTEPCADGWTYDRSMFPSTIVSEWDLVCDARTLRQMAQSLYMAGVLIGSLIIGFLSDRFGRKSLIVWCYLQMGVAGAGTAFAPNFTAYCALRFLCGMAMSGISLNSVSLCMEWIPTKYRAIVGTINGYCYTTGQFILAGVAYVIPDWRWLQLAVSLPFFVFFLYSWLFVESARWLAISGKEERAVKGLKTAAWVNGRKQEGDKLSLEVLKSSMQKEMSSNKSSHTMADLVRTPAVRKISCGVSFLWFATSFSYYGLAMDLQNFGFDIYLTQLAFGAVDIPAKFISVMTITFVGRRFSQSASLILAGLCILANIFVPQDLSNLRMAFAVTGKGSLAASFNCAYIFSGELFPTVIRQSGMGLGGTMARVGSMIAPLVKMTGEFYPPLPLIIYGAAPIISGTVTCFLPETRNVPLPETIEQVERQSRPSREDEQQMKVLLDPPKPDPSPKNS; from the exons ATGACATTTGCGGATATTCTGGATAACTTAGGGGGCATGGGCCGCTTCCAGAGGCTCATGGTGGCCTTCCTCGCCCTCCCCTTGACCATGTTGGCCAGCCATAACCTTCTCCAGAACTTCACGGCAGGGATCCCTGTGCATCACTGCCAGGTCCGCATCATGGCCAACTACACACGCCATGCCAACAACGTCACCAAGGAAATGGGTGCCGAAGGACTTCTGCGAATCTCCATCCCGATGGGCAAGGACCAGAAAGCGGAGAAGTGTCGTCGGTTCGTCACGACTCAATGGCGGCTTCTCGACCCCAACGCAACGCTACCCAACGACACCATGGTGGACACCGAGCCATGCGCCGATGGGTGGACCTATGACCGGAGCATGTTTCCCAGCACCATTGTCAGTGAG TGGGATTTAGTGTGTGATGCCCGGACCCTGCGGCAAATGGCTCAGTCCCTCTACATGGCCGGAGTGCTGATCGGATCCTTGATCATTGGTTTCCTCTCAGACag GTTCGGGAGGAAGTCGCTCATCGTGTGGTGCTACCTGCAGATGGGGGTCGCGGGGGCCGGCACGGCTTTCGCCCCGAACTTCACCGCATACTGCGCCCTTCGCTTCCTGTGCGGAATGGCCATGTCGGGAATCTCGCTCAACTCCGTCTCGCTCT GCATGGAATGGATCCCAACGAAATACCGTGCCATTGTCGGCACCATCAATGGCTACTGCTACACCACGGGGCAATTCATCCTGGCCGGCGTGGCCTACGTCATCCCCGACTGGCGGTGGCTGCAACTGGCCGTCTCCTTGCCGTTCTTCGTCTTTTTCCTCTACTCCTG GCTGTTTGTGGAGTCCGCACGGTGGCTGGCCATTTCCGGGAAAGAGGAGCGGGCAGTGAAAGGCCTAAAGACCGCCGCCTGGGTCAACGGGAGGAAGCAGGAAGGAGACAAACTCAGCCTGGAG GTCCTGAAGTCCAGCATGCAGAAGGAGATGTCCTCCAACAAGTCCAGTCACACTATGGCTGACCTGGTGCGGACACCCGCTGTCCGCAAAATCTCCTGCGGGGTGTCCTTTCTCTG GTTTGCGACCAGCTTCTCTTACTACGGCCTGGCCATGGACCTGCAGAACTTTGGCTTCGACATCTACCTGACCCAGCTGGCGTTTGGGGCTGTCGACATCCCAGCCAAGTTCATTTCGGTGATGACCATCACTTTTGTGGGCCGGCGGTTCTCCCAGTCCGCTTCTCTGATCCTGGCCGGGTTGTGCATCTTGGCCAACATTTTCGTGCCGCAAG aCCTGAGCAACCTACGCATGGCCTTTGCGGTGACCGGGAAAGGCTCCTTGGCCGCCTCCTTCAACTGCGCCTATATTTTCTCCGGTGAACTTTTCCCAACGGTGATCAG GCAGTCGGGGATGGGCCTGGGGGGCACGATGGCCCGCGTGGGCAGCATGATTGCCCCTCTGGTCAAGATGACCGGGGAATTTTACCCGCCGTTGCCCCTCATCATCTACGGAGCCGCGCCGATCATTTCGGGCACCGTCACCTGCTTCCTTCCGGAGACTCGGAACGTCCCTTTGCCGGAGACCATCGAACAAGTGGAGAGACA GTCGAGGCCCAGTCGAGAGGACGAGCAGCAGATGAAGGTGCTCCTTGACCCCCCAAAGCCGGACCCCAGCCCAAAAAACAGCTGA
- the LOC100558245 gene encoding solute carrier family 22 member 6-A isoform X2, with protein MPTTSPRKWVPKDFCESPSRWARTRKRRSVVGSSRLNGGFSTPTQRYPTTPWWTPSHAPMGGPMTGACFPAPLSVRFGRKSLIVWCYLQMGVAGAGTAFAPNFTAYCALRFLCGMAMSGISLNSVSLCMEWIPTKYRAIVGTINGYCYTTGQFILAGVAYVIPDWRWLQLAVSLPFFVFFLYSWLFVESARWLAISGKEERAVKGLKTAAWVNGRKQEGDKLSLEVLKSSMQKEMSSNKSSHTMADLVRTPAVRKISCGVSFLWFATSFSYYGLAMDLQNFGFDIYLTQLAFGAVDIPAKFISVMTITFVGRRFSQSASLILAGLCILANIFVPQDLSNLRMAFAVTGKGSLAASFNCAYIFSGELFPTVIRQSGMGLGGTMARVGSMIAPLVKMTGEFYPPLPLIIYGAAPIISGTVTCFLPETRNVPLPETIEQVERQSRPSREDEQQMKVLLDPPKPDPSPKNS; from the exons ATGCCAACAACGTCACCAAGGAAATGGGTGCCGAAGGACTTCTGCGAATCTCCATCCCGATGGGCAAGGACCAGAAAGCGGAGAAGTGTCGTCGGTTCGTCACGACTCAATGGCGGCTTCTCGACCCCAACGCAACGCTACCCAACGACACCATGGTGGACACCGAGCCATGCGCCGATGGGTGGACCTATGACCGGAGCATGTTTCCCAGCACCATTGTCAGTGAG GTTCGGGAGGAAGTCGCTCATCGTGTGGTGCTACCTGCAGATGGGGGTCGCGGGGGCCGGCACGGCTTTCGCCCCGAACTTCACCGCATACTGCGCCCTTCGCTTCCTGTGCGGAATGGCCATGTCGGGAATCTCGCTCAACTCCGTCTCGCTCT GCATGGAATGGATCCCAACGAAATACCGTGCCATTGTCGGCACCATCAATGGCTACTGCTACACCACGGGGCAATTCATCCTGGCCGGCGTGGCCTACGTCATCCCCGACTGGCGGTGGCTGCAACTGGCCGTCTCCTTGCCGTTCTTCGTCTTTTTCCTCTACTCCTG GCTGTTTGTGGAGTCCGCACGGTGGCTGGCCATTTCCGGGAAAGAGGAGCGGGCAGTGAAAGGCCTAAAGACCGCCGCCTGGGTCAACGGGAGGAAGCAGGAAGGAGACAAACTCAGCCTGGAG GTCCTGAAGTCCAGCATGCAGAAGGAGATGTCCTCCAACAAGTCCAGTCACACTATGGCTGACCTGGTGCGGACACCCGCTGTCCGCAAAATCTCCTGCGGGGTGTCCTTTCTCTG GTTTGCGACCAGCTTCTCTTACTACGGCCTGGCCATGGACCTGCAGAACTTTGGCTTCGACATCTACCTGACCCAGCTGGCGTTTGGGGCTGTCGACATCCCAGCCAAGTTCATTTCGGTGATGACCATCACTTTTGTGGGCCGGCGGTTCTCCCAGTCCGCTTCTCTGATCCTGGCCGGGTTGTGCATCTTGGCCAACATTTTCGTGCCGCAAG aCCTGAGCAACCTACGCATGGCCTTTGCGGTGACCGGGAAAGGCTCCTTGGCCGCCTCCTTCAACTGCGCCTATATTTTCTCCGGTGAACTTTTCCCAACGGTGATCAG GCAGTCGGGGATGGGCCTGGGGGGCACGATGGCCCGCGTGGGCAGCATGATTGCCCCTCTGGTCAAGATGACCGGGGAATTTTACCCGCCGTTGCCCCTCATCATCTACGGAGCCGCGCCGATCATTTCGGGCACCGTCACCTGCTTCCTTCCGGAGACTCGGAACGTCCCTTTGCCGGAGACCATCGAACAAGTGGAGAGACA GTCGAGGCCCAGTCGAGAGGACGAGCAGCAGATGAAGGTGCTCCTTGACCCCCCAAAGCCGGACCCCAGCCCAAAAAACAGCTGA